The following are from one region of the Salinirussus salinus genome:
- the btuC gene encoding vitamin B12 ABC transporter permease BtuC, with translation MRTTARAAAWSAGLLGALCVAVVGSAMVGPVALAPGTVARASLNAVGIPTGVDLNTAAAGVGTLSMPFPTVDLQYTYLFDFQVDGSAETIVRSLRLPRIALAAVVGFSLAAAGTVMQGFFRNPMADPSIIGVSSGAAVGAVATIALPLSLPFGLQTAAFVGALVTAFAVYLIASEGGRTPVATLLLAGVAVQTLLGAVISYLLLQSGDSLEQAVLWLMGHLYNTTWGEVGATLPVAVLGFVLLLTYAREMNTLLLGEEDAHTLGVEVERTKRLLLAAASVVTAAGVAVAGVIGFVGLVVPHIMRLLVGPDHRVLLPASALGGATFLVLADTLARAGPEQLPVGIVTAAVGAPFFLYLLRKREVHAL, from the coding sequence ATGCGGACCACTGCTCGCGCCGCCGCCTGGTCGGCCGGGTTGCTCGGCGCGCTGTGTGTCGCGGTCGTCGGGAGCGCGATGGTCGGGCCGGTCGCGCTCGCGCCGGGAACGGTCGCCAGGGCCAGCCTGAACGCGGTCGGGATACCGACGGGTGTCGACCTCAACACCGCCGCCGCGGGCGTGGGCACCCTCAGTATGCCGTTCCCGACCGTCGACCTGCAGTACACCTACCTCTTCGACTTCCAGGTCGACGGGAGCGCGGAGACGATCGTCCGGAGCCTGCGGCTCCCGCGGATCGCGCTGGCGGCCGTGGTGGGCTTCTCGCTGGCGGCCGCGGGCACCGTCATGCAGGGCTTCTTCCGGAACCCGATGGCCGACCCCTCGATCATCGGCGTCTCCTCGGGCGCTGCCGTGGGTGCGGTGGCGACAATCGCCCTGCCGCTGTCCCTCCCGTTCGGACTCCAGACGGCCGCCTTCGTCGGCGCGCTCGTCACCGCCTTCGCGGTCTACCTGATCGCAAGCGAGGGCGGCCGGACCCCCGTCGCCACCCTCCTACTGGCCGGCGTCGCCGTCCAGACGCTTCTGGGTGCGGTCATCTCCTATCTCCTCCTGCAGTCCGGCGACAGCCTCGAACAGGCCGTGCTCTGGCTGATGGGGCACCTCTACAACACCACCTGGGGGGAGGTGGGCGCGACGCTGCCGGTCGCCGTGCTCGGCTTCGTCCTCCTGCTCACGTACGCACGCGAGATGAACACGCTCCTGCTCGGCGAGGAGGACGCCCACACGCTGGGCGTCGAGGTCGAACGGACCAAGCGGCTGCTGCTTGCGGCCGCCAGCGTCGTCACCGCAGCCGGGGTCGCGGTCGCGGGCGTCATCGGCTTCGTCGGCCTCGTGGTCCCTCATATCATGCGCCTGCTCGTCGGGCCGGACCACCGCGTGCTCCTGCCCGCGAGCGCGCTCGGTGGCGCGACCTTCCTCGTGCTCGCGGACACGCTCGCCCGCGCCGGCCCCGAACAACTGCCCGTCGGCATCGTCACCGCCGCGGTGGGCGCCCCCTTCTTCCTCTACCTGCTGCGCAAGCGGGAGGTGCACGCGCTGTGA
- a CDS encoding PGF-CTERM-anchored ABC transporter substrate-binding protein — MRRTLVAVVALALLVPAAAGPATAGGVVQAAGDAPVSQQGGVDCSFPVSVTDATGQTVTVQQEPDRAVALQASAAQTMWEVGARGKVVGMPVRPYTAYLNGSTERTGVLAEDGSVVQEQVVALEPDLVLAPNALLAPNETVESLRQSGLTVYHFRQANSLEYVYEKTRTTGLLVGEYNNASRRAAEMEATVEAVRDAVADEENPRVLYLLGPSGFAAGSNTFIGELVAAAGGNNVAGELEGGYSVVSGETVVAEDPEWIVVPEGRELPKTDAINGTTAVQEGQVLRVNDDFLNQPGPRNTEPLKAMAQAFHPEAYAAANVENPELPSYPTCEADSGTPTDAGGDGGTGTATATATASDATAGDDTGPDGTDEPATTPGAGSPGYTVVTALVALLSVLGAGALRGQD; from the coding sequence ATGCGGCGCACACTGGTCGCGGTCGTGGCGCTGGCACTCCTGGTGCCGGCGGCCGCGGGCCCCGCGACGGCGGGCGGAGTCGTACAGGCAGCCGGCGACGCGCCGGTTTCACAGCAGGGCGGCGTGGACTGTTCGTTCCCGGTCTCGGTGACCGACGCGACGGGTCAGACGGTCACCGTCCAGCAGGAACCGGACCGGGCGGTGGCGCTGCAGGCGAGTGCCGCCCAGACGATGTGGGAGGTCGGCGCCCGGGGGAAGGTCGTCGGGATGCCGGTGCGGCCGTACACGGCCTACCTGAACGGCTCGACCGAGCGGACGGGCGTCCTCGCGGAGGACGGCAGCGTCGTCCAGGAGCAGGTCGTCGCGCTCGAGCCGGACCTGGTGCTGGCGCCGAACGCGCTGCTCGCGCCCAACGAGACCGTCGAGAGCCTCCGGCAGTCGGGGCTGACGGTGTACCACTTCCGGCAGGCCAACTCGCTGGAGTACGTCTACGAGAAGACCCGGACGACCGGGCTGCTGGTCGGCGAATACAACAACGCCTCCCGGCGCGCCGCGGAGATGGAGGCGACCGTCGAGGCCGTCCGGGATGCAGTCGCCGACGAAGAGAACCCCCGGGTGCTCTACCTGCTCGGCCCGAGCGGCTTCGCCGCGGGGTCGAACACCTTCATCGGTGAACTGGTCGCGGCCGCGGGCGGGAACAACGTCGCCGGCGAACTCGAGGGCGGGTACAGCGTTGTCAGCGGCGAGACGGTCGTCGCCGAGGACCCCGAGTGGATCGTCGTCCCCGAGGGACGGGAACTGCCCAAGACCGACGCGATAAACGGGACCACGGCGGTCCAGGAGGGGCAGGTCCTGCGGGTCAACGACGACTTCCTGAACCAGCCCGGCCCGCGCAACACGGAGCCGCTGAAGGCGATGGCTCAGGCCTTCCACCCCGAGGCCTACGCGGCGGCGAACGTCGAGAACCCGGAACTGCCGTCGTACCCGACCTGTGAGGCCGACAGCGGGACGCCGACGGACGCCGGCGGTGACGGCGGCACGGGGACGGCCACTGCCACCGCGACGGCGAGCGACGCGACAGCCGGCGACGACACCGGGCCGGATGGCACCGACGAACCCGCGACGACGCCCGGCGCGGGCAGCCCGGGCTACACGGTCGTGACGGCGCTGGTGGCACTGCTCTCTGTGCTCGGGGCGGGCGCGCTCCGCGGGCAGGACTGA
- the coxB gene encoding cytochrome c oxidase subunit II, translated as MELRRVGPAALVAAVGLAVLVDPVAAQSGADTTTEALINDLNSLLLYIAVPIAVLVEGILIYTVWKYRKSDEPQPTKENRRLEIAWTVATAVILVAVGIGAYTVMASPWVSAQSDQALDSQQEPVEIKVVAQKYFWSFEYPNETVREITGNESATGFSSTDRLVMPTDRPVELNITSRDWLHALHVPDMGLKQDAFPGQWNTLLTQANNEGEYQLYCAEYCGAGHSNMFATVDVRSQQGFQEWVEEESGS; from the coding sequence ATGGAACTTCGCCGCGTCGGACCTGCCGCGCTGGTCGCGGCGGTCGGTCTCGCCGTGCTCGTCGACCCCGTGGCCGCCCAGTCCGGGGCCGACACGACGACGGAGGCCCTCATCAACGACCTCAACAGCCTGTTGCTGTACATCGCGGTTCCGATCGCGGTGCTGGTCGAGGGCATCCTCATCTACACGGTCTGGAAGTACCGGAAGAGCGACGAGCCCCAACCGACAAAGGAGAACCGCCGGCTGGAGATCGCCTGGACGGTCGCCACCGCTGTCATCCTCGTGGCCGTCGGGATCGGCGCGTACACCGTGATGGCCAGCCCCTGGGTCAGCGCCCAGTCCGACCAGGCGCTGGACTCCCAGCAGGAGCCAGTCGAGATCAAGGTCGTCGCCCAGAAGTACTTCTGGAGCTTCGAGTATCCCAACGAGACCGTCCGGGAGATCACCGGTAACGAGTCGGCAACGGGCTTCAGCTCGACGGACAGGCTGGTGATGCCGACCGACAGGCCGGTGGAGCTGAACATCACCTCCCGGGACTGGCTGCACGCGCTGCACGTCCCCGACATGGGACTGAAACAGGACGCCTTCCCCGGCCAGTGGAACACCCTGCTGACCCAGGCCAACAACGAGGGTGAGTACCAGCTCTACTGCGCGGAGTACTGCGGAGCCGGTCACTCCAACATGTTCGCGACCGTCGACGTCCGGAGCCAGCAGGGCTTCCAGGAGTGGGTCGAAGAGGAGTCCGGTAGCTGA
- the sdhC gene encoding succinate dehydrogenase, cytochrome b556 subunit, with product MSTLDRGTIEDFGRWREFAPGMWAWIFHKFTGWVLVGYLFTHIAVLSTATGGAELYNSTLVGLESLLVVRFLEVGLLAVAVFHILNGIRLLFVDLGVGLTAQDKSFYASLVLTGVIVVASIPTFLGGAV from the coding sequence ATGAGCACGCTAGACAGAGGGACCATCGAGGACTTCGGACGGTGGCGGGAGTTCGCGCCCGGGATGTGGGCGTGGATCTTCCACAAGTTCACCGGCTGGGTACTCGTCGGCTACCTGTTCACGCACATCGCCGTGTTGAGCACGGCGACCGGCGGTGCCGAGCTGTACAACAGCACGCTGGTCGGGCTGGAGAGCCTGCTCGTGGTCCGGTTTCTGGAGGTGGGGCTGCTCGCCGTCGCCGTGTTCCACATCCTCAACGGGATCCGGCTGCTCTTCGTCGACCTCGGCGTCGGCCTCACCGCACAGGACAAGAGCTTCTACGCCTCGCTGGTGCTGACGGGCGTGATCGTCGTCGCCAGCATCCCGACGTTCCTCGGGGGTGCGGTCTGA
- a CDS encoding succinate dehydrogenase hydrophobic membrane anchor subunit: MAEHYSSFERGGRRWLLQRITAVFLIGVLAFHFVLLHFVNHAADIRFAGTQMRMSQLGYFVTMWLFLATATFHGVNGVYNALVNMGIEGTQKRVVAGVLAVAGLLLVAQGTRVALAMTNIV; the protein is encoded by the coding sequence ATGGCCGAACACTACTCCTCGTTCGAACGCGGCGGCCGGCGGTGGCTGCTCCAGCGGATTACCGCGGTGTTCCTGATCGGCGTGCTCGCCTTCCACTTCGTCCTGCTTCACTTCGTCAATCACGCCGCCGACATCCGCTTTGCCGGCACGCAGATGCGGATGAGTCAGCTCGGCTACTTCGTCACCATGTGGCTCTTCCTGGCCACCGCCACGTTCCACGGCGTCAACGGCGTCTACAACGCGCTCGTGAACATGGGGATCGAGGGGACACAGAAGCGCGTCGTCGCGGGCGTACTGGCCGTGGCCGGCCTCCTGCTGGTCGCGCAGGGCACCCGCGTCGCGCTCGCAATGACCAACATCGTCTAA
- a CDS encoding succinate dehydrogenase/fumarate reductase iron-sulfur subunit: MSTLEHEEPETETETETEPEFDQEGAVGAARALEESYGEERARRVDEDLEDADEIVELKVFRYDPEVAGKEEPRFDSFLVPFHKGMTVLDALIYARDYYDSSLTFRHSCQQAVCGSDALFVNGRQRLGCKTQLADLEDPVRIEPLPHQEVVKDLVVDMEHFYEQMHAVEPFFDPDDLPEGELEEQRQSPENREKVKLSTRCIWCGACMSSCNIAAGDNQYLGPAAINKAYRFAMDEREGEDRKQERLRIIEQEHGVWRCQTQFSCTEVCPKDIPLTEHIQELKRESVKNNLKFW; the protein is encoded by the coding sequence ATGAGTACACTCGAACACGAGGAGCCCGAGACGGAGACCGAGACCGAGACCGAACCGGAGTTCGACCAGGAGGGGGCCGTCGGGGCCGCCCGGGCCCTGGAGGAGTCCTACGGCGAGGAGCGCGCCCGCCGGGTCGACGAGGACCTGGAGGACGCCGACGAGATAGTCGAGCTGAAGGTGTTCCGCTACGACCCCGAGGTCGCGGGCAAGGAGGAGCCCCGCTTCGACTCCTTCCTCGTCCCCTTCCACAAGGGGATGACGGTGCTCGACGCGCTGATCTACGCCCGGGACTACTACGACTCCTCGCTCACGTTCAGACACTCCTGCCAGCAGGCCGTCTGTGGCTCGGACGCGCTGTTCGTCAACGGGCGCCAGCGGCTGGGCTGTAAGACCCAGCTCGCGGACCTCGAGGACCCGGTGCGGATCGAACCGCTCCCCCACCAGGAGGTCGTCAAGGACCTCGTGGTCGACATGGAGCACTTCTACGAGCAGATGCATGCGGTCGAGCCGTTCTTCGACCCCGACGACCTGCCCGAGGGCGAACTCGAGGAGCAACGGCAGTCACCCGAGAACCGCGAGAAGGTCAAACTCTCGACGCGGTGTATCTGGTGTGGCGCCTGCATGTCCTCCTGTAACATCGCCGCCGGCGACAACCAGTATCTCGGCCCCGCGGCGATCAACAAGGCCTACCGCTTCGCGATGGACGAACGCGAGGGCGAAGACCGCAAGCAGGAACGCCTTCGGATCATCGAGCAGGAACACGGCGTCTGGCGGTGCCAGACCCAGTTCTCCTGCACCGAGGTCTGCCCGAAGGACATCCCGCTGACCGAGCACATCCAGGAGCTCAAGCGGGAGTCGGTGAAGAACAACCTCAAATTCTGGTGA
- a CDS encoding heavy metal translocating P-type ATPase yields MAVTESPALSTCTVRIERRGGRGEAGRRALERHLERVPGVHDVDVSFRTGSVRVTYDGEVTTEETIRDAVRDRGVSVRDDPEADTDSVSSRSELRREAVFVGLTLFGMVTGLVTGLFDGPLPLVWAGYGVAYAFGGWYGLKGAVETLRTGAVDIDLLMIVAALGALSIGAPFEGAMLLFLFSLSNTLQHYAIGRSRRAIKSLVEMRPDEAQVLRAGEEVTVPIDEVAVGDVFVVRPGDKIPLDGVVTSGEGTVDQASLTGESVPVPKAPGDEVFGGTINESGSLEIEVTRQAHESAISRLIHMVERAQSEKAPTQRLIDRLEQPYVLGVFALTVAAIAVPLALGSEFTSAFYRAMTLMVAASPCAVIISTPAAVLSAIASGGRQGVLFKGGEHVEAAANIDAVAFDKTGTLTRGDTRLTDVLVREKADGALTDDGLLSLAAAVQARSEHHLARATVAAAEERSLDVPEAQRFQSVAGKGVRAEVEDSTVHIGNRSYFRTVLEDTAIEGIEPGLDRLQALESEGKTGVIVVREGRDEVTVSGWLAFTDTVRPGAAEMIADLRSLGVEHIVMLTGDNERVAERIADEVGIDEVQAELLPEEKVATIEDLVDRHENVAMVGDGVNDAPALATATLGVAMGGAGTDVALDTADVVLMGDDLSKIPYVLGLGRKTRRTLTVNLAIAFGAIALMVGTILLQGIPLPLAVVGHEGSTVLVSLNGLRLLGFRG; encoded by the coding sequence GTGGCCGTTACTGAGTCCCCCGCGCTGTCGACGTGTACTGTCCGCATCGAACGGCGGGGTGGCCGTGGCGAGGCGGGCAGGCGGGCACTCGAGCGACACCTCGAGAGGGTCCCGGGCGTCCACGACGTCGACGTCTCCTTCCGGACGGGGAGTGTCCGGGTCACCTACGACGGTGAAGTCACAACCGAAGAAACGATCCGGGACGCAGTCCGCGACCGGGGTGTCTCGGTCCGGGACGACCCCGAGGCGGACACCGATAGCGTGAGTTCCCGCTCGGAACTCAGGCGGGAGGCGGTGTTCGTCGGTCTGACGCTGTTCGGGATGGTGACTGGCCTGGTCACAGGATTGTTCGACGGCCCGCTCCCGCTCGTGTGGGCCGGTTACGGCGTCGCGTACGCCTTCGGCGGCTGGTACGGTCTCAAAGGCGCGGTCGAGACGCTCCGCACGGGCGCGGTCGATATCGACCTCTTGATGATCGTCGCCGCGCTGGGGGCCCTCTCGATCGGGGCGCCGTTCGAGGGTGCGATGCTCCTGTTCCTGTTCTCGCTGTCGAACACGCTCCAGCACTACGCGATCGGCCGCTCGCGCCGGGCGATCAAGTCCCTCGTCGAGATGCGGCCGGACGAAGCGCAGGTGCTGCGCGCTGGGGAGGAAGTCACCGTCCCCATCGACGAGGTCGCCGTCGGCGACGTGTTCGTCGTCCGCCCCGGCGACAAGATCCCGCTCGACGGCGTGGTCACGTCCGGCGAGGGCACGGTCGACCAGGCCTCGCTCACCGGCGAGTCCGTGCCCGTCCCGAAAGCGCCCGGCGACGAGGTGTTCGGCGGGACGATCAACGAAAGCGGAAGCCTCGAAATCGAAGTCACGCGGCAGGCTCACGAGTCGGCGATCAGCCGCCTCATCCACATGGTCGAGCGCGCCCAGAGCGAGAAGGCGCCGACACAGCGGCTCATCGACCGCCTCGAACAGCCGTACGTCCTGGGCGTGTTCGCGCTCACGGTCGCGGCTATCGCTGTTCCGCTGGCGCTCGGGAGCGAGTTCACGAGCGCGTTTTACCGTGCGATGACGCTGATGGTCGCGGCGTCGCCGTGTGCGGTCATCATCTCGACGCCCGCGGCTGTCCTGTCGGCGATCGCCTCCGGCGGCAGGCAGGGCGTCCTGTTCAAGGGCGGCGAACACGTCGAGGCGGCAGCGAATATCGACGCGGTCGCGTTCGACAAGACGGGGACGCTCACCCGGGGCGATACGCGGTTGACCGATGTCCTCGTCCGCGAGAAGGCAGACGGAGCACTGACCGACGACGGCCTGCTCTCGCTCGCGGCCGCGGTGCAGGCCCGCTCGGAGCATCACCTCGCTCGTGCGACGGTGGCGGCGGCCGAAGAGCGGTCACTCGACGTCCCCGAGGCACAGCGGTTTCAGTCAGTCGCCGGGAAGGGAGTCCGGGCTGAAGTCGAAGACAGCACCGTCCACATCGGAAACCGGAGTTACTTTCGAACCGTGCTTGAAGACACCGCTATCGAGGGGATCGAACCCGGCCTCGACCGACTGCAAGCGCTGGAATCGGAGGGCAAAACGGGCGTCATCGTCGTCCGGGAGGGTCGGGACGAAGTCACCGTGTCGGGGTGGCTCGCGTTCACCGACACCGTTCGCCCTGGGGCTGCCGAGATGATCGCAGACCTCCGCTCGCTCGGCGTGGAACACATCGTCATGCTGACCGGCGACAACGAGCGCGTCGCCGAGCGGATCGCCGACGAAGTCGGCATCGACGAAGTCCAGGCGGAGCTGCTGCCGGAGGAGAAAGTGGCGACTATCGAAGACCTGGTCGACCGACACGAGAACGTGGCAATGGTCGGCGACGGCGTCAACGACGCACCGGCACTCGCGACCGCGACGCTGGGTGTGGCGATGGGCGGGGCGGGCACCGACGTCGCGCTCGACACTGCCGACGTGGTACTGATGGGCGACGACCTCAGCAAGATCCCCTACGTCCTCGGTCTCGGGCGCAAGACCCGGCGGACGCTCACCGTCAATCTCGCCATCGCGTTCGGTGCGATCGCGCTCATGGTCGGCACGATCCTGCTCCAGGGGATCCCGCTCCCCCTCGCCGTCGTCGGCCACGAAGGCTCGACGGTTCTCGTGTCCCTGAACGGCCTCCGGTTGCTCGGCTTCCGTGGCTAG
- a CDS encoding universal stress protein — MPDNVLVAFDGSPLSERALAYAIENFPDATLTAIYVIDPVDSVIDVEAGGLPVARDWYDNARERASSIHATATDLAAEHGIDLGTATEVGRPARAILEYADEHGIDQIVMGSHGRSGIDRTLLGSVAETVTRRARIPVTIIG, encoded by the coding sequence ATGCCTGACAACGTTCTCGTCGCCTTCGACGGGTCGCCGCTCTCCGAGCGTGCGCTCGCGTACGCTATCGAGAACTTCCCGGATGCAACCCTCACTGCGATTTACGTCATCGATCCGGTCGACTCGGTGATCGATGTGGAGGCTGGCGGCTTGCCAGTCGCCAGGGACTGGTACGATAACGCCAGAGAGCGCGCATCCAGCATCCACGCGACGGCCACGGATCTCGCGGCAGAACACGGTATCGACCTCGGTACTGCCACAGAAGTCGGCAGACCGGCACGAGCGATCCTCGAATACGCTGACGAACACGGCATCGATCAGATCGTCATGGGGAGTCACGGTCGCTCGGGGATCGACCGGACGCTCCTCGGAAGCGTTGCCGAGACGGTCACTCGTCGAGCACGGATCCCGGTGACGATAATCGGATGA
- a CDS encoding glycosyltransferase: protein MIPGLVSAYAHRERALLMGALSDPGDATALAEGIRTLVDSPGLRTETAESGHERAADFSLGSITDAYLRLYNR from the coding sequence GTGATACCGGGACTGGTCAGCGCCTACGCCCACCGCGAACGGGCGCTGCTGATGGGCGCGCTCAGCGACCCCGGCGACGCGACGGCACTCGCGGAGGGGATCCGGACCCTGGTCGATTCCCCGGGACTGAGAACCGAGACCGCGGAGAGCGGACACGAGCGAGCAGCGGACTTCTCTCTCGGAAGCATAACTGACGCATATCTCCGGTTGTACAACCGATAA
- a CDS encoding glycosyl hydrolase family 28-related protein produces MGGSPSRRRLLQSIGLLGLVTGASAQTAAADGDHLGETWKGDPAADFGLEINVTGDTTHALRAVSQADGATALFARASSADGWTKAIQGIANSSQGKGVFGYTPADSGPTIGVKGVSDSERGRGLYGYARAGSGWTRGVHGEVDSPDGAGVFGRATATSGAAAGVEGYTDAPGGAGVKGVAGSSDSLGLYTPDSAAVGGALRAGEQRTGRRPHADVTAHGAAGDGETDDTSAVRAARDAVGVGDVVFFPSGTYLVSESVDRKGRAFVGKTPFQSVLKAESGGGPWGSGGSDIATAVTYDREQNESICRSLGVDVNGEDAAGIASFGGERLRLVGNYVRGGADSGVQFWGNDVTGAQNCTDGLIAGNIVEGCEWNLVLDGACDACGVFWNVSRAPTSRHVSVDNTQSADGRETVACAVESNICLGHSSPGAGPGAIQVRDSAGTGVGIRNNTVADWPANGIKAEDATEVSSNTVVGGSERLVRGVLLDGTRTGLLVEGNTVRGANIGYEMKSGTNPAVVRGNVGFDVGDPEELDTAFTRDWVIEDNYLFDGTSPDGSRLARTYAEGTATVPSGSTSTSWSYPVPLFAAPDPVDVTVTPTGPLGAASHWWVSDLTSESLSINTDADPTRDVTFALTVDIGQKG; encoded by the coding sequence ATGGGAGGCTCTCCTTCGCGACGCCGGCTCCTGCAGTCGATAGGTCTGCTGGGCCTGGTCACCGGTGCGAGCGCTCAGACCGCGGCCGCGGACGGCGACCACCTCGGGGAAACCTGGAAGGGCGACCCCGCCGCCGACTTCGGCCTCGAGATCAACGTCACGGGGGACACCACACACGCACTGCGTGCGGTGTCCCAGGCCGACGGCGCGACGGCCCTGTTCGCCCGCGCTTCGTCCGCCGACGGCTGGACGAAGGCTATCCAGGGGATCGCCAACTCCTCACAGGGCAAGGGGGTGTTCGGGTACACGCCCGCCGACTCCGGGCCGACGATCGGTGTCAAAGGCGTCAGCGACTCCGAGCGTGGGCGCGGGCTGTACGGATACGCGCGCGCTGGCTCGGGGTGGACACGCGGGGTACACGGTGAAGTGGACTCCCCGGACGGGGCGGGTGTGTTCGGCCGGGCCACCGCGACCTCGGGCGCGGCAGCCGGCGTCGAGGGCTACACCGACGCCCCCGGCGGGGCGGGCGTCAAGGGTGTCGCGGGCTCGTCCGACAGCCTCGGCCTGTACACGCCCGACAGTGCGGCGGTCGGTGGCGCGCTCCGCGCCGGCGAGCAGCGTACCGGACGCCGCCCTCACGCCGACGTGACGGCCCACGGAGCCGCGGGTGATGGCGAGACCGACGACACGTCGGCGGTCCGCGCGGCCCGCGATGCCGTCGGCGTCGGTGACGTGGTGTTCTTCCCGTCCGGGACGTACCTCGTGTCCGAATCGGTCGACCGGAAGGGGCGGGCGTTCGTCGGCAAGACGCCGTTCCAGTCAGTGCTCAAGGCGGAGTCGGGCGGCGGTCCGTGGGGGTCGGGCGGCAGCGATATCGCGACAGCAGTCACCTACGACAGGGAACAAAACGAGTCCATCTGTCGGAGTCTCGGCGTCGACGTAAACGGGGAGGATGCGGCCGGTATCGCCTCGTTCGGAGGGGAGCGACTGCGTCTCGTCGGCAACTACGTCAGGGGTGGAGCGGACTCGGGCGTCCAGTTCTGGGGGAACGACGTGACGGGCGCGCAAAACTGCACCGACGGGTTGATAGCCGGGAACATCGTCGAAGGCTGCGAGTGGAATCTCGTTCTGGACGGTGCCTGCGATGCCTGCGGCGTCTTCTGGAACGTTTCCCGGGCACCGACCTCCCGGCACGTTTCGGTAGACAACACACAGTCTGCCGACGGCAGGGAGACTGTCGCGTGTGCGGTCGAGTCCAACATCTGTCTCGGGCACAGTTCCCCGGGGGCCGGCCCCGGTGCCATCCAGGTACGAGACAGTGCAGGGACGGGGGTCGGGATCCGGAACAACACCGTAGCGGACTGGCCTGCAAACGGAATAAAAGCCGAGGACGCGACGGAGGTCTCGAGCAACACGGTGGTCGGCGGAAGCGAACGGCTCGTCAGGGGCGTGTTACTCGACGGAACCCGGACAGGGCTGCTGGTCGAAGGGAACACCGTCAGGGGCGCCAACATCGGATACGAGATGAAATCCGGCACGAACCCCGCGGTCGTCCGTGGAAACGTCGGGTTCGACGTCGGCGACCCTGAGGAACTCGACACCGCGTTCACGCGCGACTGGGTTATCGAGGACAACTACCTCTTCGACGGCACCAGCCCCGACGGCAGCCGGCTGGCCCGGACCTACGCCGAGGGGACGGCGACGGTACCGAGCGGGTCGACCTCCACGTCCTGGAGCTATCCGGTACCGCTGTTCGCGGCCCCGGATCCGGTCGACGTGACAGTGACGCCGACGGGACCGCTCGGTGCAGCGAGTCACTGGTGGGTCTCGGACCTCACCAGCGAGAGCCTGAGCATCAACACCGACGCCGACCCGACGCGGGACGTGACGTTTGCGCTCACTGTAGACATCGGACAGAAGGGATAA